The proteins below are encoded in one region of Eulemur rufifrons isolate Redbay chromosome 2, OSU_ERuf_1, whole genome shotgun sequence:
- the FEM1B gene encoding protein fem-1 homolog B: MEGLAGYVYKAASEGKVLTLAALLLNRSESDIRYLLGYVSQQGGQRSTPLIIAARNGHAKVVRLLLEHYRVQTQQTGTVRFDGYVIDGATALWCAAGAGHFEVVKLLVSHGANVNHTTVTNSTPLRAACFDGRLDIVKYLVENNANISIANKYDNTCLMIAAYKGHTDVVRYLLEQRADPNAKAHCGATALHFAAEAGHIDIVKELIKWRAAIVVNGHGMTPLKVAAESCKADVVELLLSHADCDRRSRIEALELLGASFANDRENYDIMKTYHYLYLAMLERFQDGDNILEKEVLPPIHAYGNRTECRNPQELESIRQDRDALHMEGLIVRERILGADNIDVSHPIIYRGAVYADNMEFEQCIKLWLHALHLRQKGNRNTHKDLLRFAQVFSQMIHLNETVKAPDIECVLRCSVLEIEQSMNRVKNISDADVHNAMDNYECNLYTFLYLVCISTKTQCSEEDQCKINKQIYNLIHLDPRTREGFTLLHLAVNSNTPVDDFHTNDVCSFPNALVTKLLLDCGAEVNAVDNEGNSALHIIVQYNRPISDFLTLHSIIISLVEAGAHTDMTNKQNKTPLDKSTTGVSEILLKTQMKMSLKCLAARAVRANDINYQDQIPRTLEEFVGFH; this comes from the exons ATGGAGGGCCTGGCTGGCTATGTGTACAAGGCGGCCAGCGAGGGCAAGGTGCTGACTCTGGCCGCCTTGCTTCTCAACCGGTCTGAAAGCGACATCCGCTATCTGCTTGGCTATGTCAGCCAGCAGGGAGGGCAGCGCTCCACGCCCCTCATCATCGCAGCCCGCAATGGACACGCCAAGGTGGTGCGCTTGCTGTTAGAACATTACCGGGTGCAGACTCAGCAGACTGGCACCGTCCGCTTCGACGG GTATGTCATTGATGGTGCCACTGCTCTTTGGTGTGCGGCTGGAGCAGGACATTTTGAAGTTGTTAAACTTCTAGTCAGCCATGGAGCCAACGTGAACCATACTACAGTAACAAACTCGACCCCCCTGCGGGCAGCATGCTTTGATGGCAGACTGGATATTGTGAAATACTTGGTTGAAAATAATGCCAACATCAGCATTGCCAACAAGTATGACAACACCTGCCTAATGATTGCAGCATATAAGGGACACACTGATGTGGTCAGGTACCTTTTAGAACAACGTGCTGATCCCAATGCTAAAGCACATTGTGGAGCCACAGCATTGCACTTTGCAGCTGAAGCCGGGCACATAGATATCGTGAAAGAACTGATAAAATGGCGTGCTGCTATAGTAGTGAACGGCCATGGGATGACACCATTGAAAGTAGCCGCTGAAAGCTGTAAAGCTGATGTCGTTGAACTGTTACTGTCTCATGCTGATTGTGACCGAAGGAGTCGGATTGAAGCTTTGGAACTCTTGGGTGCCTCCTTTGCAAATGATCGTGAGAACTATGACATCATGAAGACATACCACTATCTATATTTAGCGATGCTGGAGAGGTTTCAAGATGGTGATAACATTCTCGAAAAAGAGGTTCTCCCACCAATCCATGCTTATGGGAATAGAACTGAATGTAGAAATCCTCAGGAACTGGAATCTATTCGGCAAGACAGAGATGCTCTTCATATGGAAGGCCTTATAGTTCGGGAACGGATTTTAGGTGCTGACAATATTGATGTTTCTCATCCCATTATTTACAGGGGGGCTGTTTATGCGGATAACATGGAATTTGAACAGTGTATCAAATTGTGGCTCCACGCCCTGCACCTCAGGCAGAAAGGTAACAGGAACACCCACAAGGATCTTCTTCGATTTGCTCAAGTTTTCTCACAGATGATACATTTGAATGAAACTGTGAAGGCCCCAGACATAGAATGTGTTTTGAGATGCAGCGTCTTGGAAATAGAACAAAGTATGAACAGagtgaaaaatatttctgatgcTGATGTCCACAATGCTATGGACAATTACGAATGTAATCTCTATACCTTTCTGTATTTAGTGTGCATCTCCACCAAAACACAGTGTAGCGAAGAAGATCAGTGCAAAATTAACAAGCAGATCTACAACCTGATCCACCTTGATCCCAGAACTCGTGAAGGTTTCACCTTGTTGCATCTAGCTGTCAACTCGAATACCCCGGTTGATGATTTCCACACCAATGACGTCTGCAGCTTTCCAAATGCCCTTGTCACCAAGCTCCTGCTGGACTGTGGTGCTGAGGTGAATGCCGTGGACAATGAGGGCAACAGTGCCCTTCATATTATCGTTCAGTACAACAGGCCCATCAGTGATTTTTTGACCTTGCACTCTATCATCATTAGCCTAGTTGAAGCTGGCGCTCACACTGACAtgacaaacaaacagaacaagaCTCCGCTAGACAAAAGTACAACTGGGGTATCTGAAATACTACTTAAAACTCAAATGAAGATGAGTCTCAAGTGCCTGGCTGCCCGAGCAGTTCGGGCTAATGACATTAACTACCAAGACCAGATCCCCAGAACTCTTGAAGAGTTTGTTGGATTTCATTAA